The Mesoplodon densirostris isolate mMesDen1 chromosome 8, mMesDen1 primary haplotype, whole genome shotgun sequence genomic interval TAAacgtaattaaaataaaaattgtacacCCGTAAGAAAATGACAGaggggagactgaggctgggGGTCTAAAGATGAGGCCTCACCTCTCCTAGAAGCAAGTGCAGCCTTGGGGAAGAAACTGTGAAGCTGGGGTCTGCCAGAGGGGCCTCTGGGGCAGCCTGGGAAGAGCCGCGTCCCCGGGCCAGGTAACGCCAGGCTGCCCTGGcagccctctcctccccacccggCCCGTCctgttctctcctttccttccccctgCTCTCCCCAACCCCTGCACCCTCGTGGGCTCCTCTGCCCTCAGGTCCCAGGCGATGCTGGCTGATCTTGAAACGTTAAATACAGGTGTTCTCCAACAGCTCCAGGTGGACGTGAACAGACCGGGGCCACGGTCTGACCTCCGGACTCAGACCCAGATGCCTCATTGACCTGCCTCCAGGCCCCTCAGACTGCACACACCCACAGAGAACTCCAGATCTCACCTCACATCCTCTCTGTTCCGTCACCTGGGTGCAGCTCACGGTAACGGCCTGCTGGGGCCGGTCCTcaatcccctcccccagcccacccaGGCCTGGTTCAGGGTCTGGACACCGGGGACACGGGGGCTGTTGAGGCTGCAGCGGGTGAAGGGGGTCTGTGCCTAGCCCGGGGAGCAGCTCTTGCATCGGCTCCTGGACGCTGAGCCAGGGTGGGGGCAGCAGCGGGCTGGCACTGCCCCCCATCCTTGGCTTGAGGCCAGGGACCTGCTGGAACGCTGGGCCCTGCAGCCCATACACAAGCCCCGGGGCCACGAGGAGCACCTTCTGGAGGCCAGCCTGGCCAGGCCACTCGGCCACACGCATGGCCCTCAGGGAGCCCAGAGAATGGGCTCACCTGTCCAGGGCGGGCACCTGTCCAGGCTAGGGGGAGAGTATGGCCTGAGGAGCCGTCCCCTCCCCtgctctgtccctccctcctcgGGGTCATCTGGCCTTGCTGCCCGTCCAGCcctggctgggggcggggctcaCTCACTTGGCCTTGTCACTGAAGGAGATGAGCGAGGTGCCTGCAGGGGCGTTCAGGACTTTCTGGGAGCCCGAGTATAAGACATCGATGCCTGTGGAGGGGAGGGGCGCGTGCTCAGGGGCCGAGCCCCACGTGGGGAAGGGGTCATGGGGGGGCTGCCCAGCCGAGGTCCTGAGAGTCCAGCAGAAGTTGCGGGAACCTGGGACCCACCATGCAACTGGTGTCGGAAATGGGAGGGACAGTGTTGGAGGACTAGACCCTTACCCTGTGGTGTCTGACGCTATTGCAGGTGGGCTGAGCTAACTGGAGGGCACCCCGTTAGCATCTGCTtggtgtggaaaacccacacatctgGGGTCAAGCGCTGGGAGAGAGTGGGGGGCGGCGGAGGGTGGAACAGCAAACGGGATTTTCCCTTCACATCTTGCAGTGCCCGTCCCCTGGGCTCCCACACAGCCTGAGGGGAGTTTCAAATTATGGGACAGCAGCAGAGGGCAGTGGTCAAGCCCAAAGCTGGGAGGACAAaggaccagggttcaaatccaagCCCTGCACCCGTCTCTGACTCCCTGAGGCTGGGGACCCGAGGGAACTGCGTGCCCAGGTGCATGGACGGGTGCACCCGGAATGTTCTTTACAGTTCATTCCTAAAGCCTAAAACTGGGCGGACCCAAAGTGCTCCCGAGAGGAAAGGGGTGAAGTGGGTGTTTTCACACAAGCGATGAATACTCAAGAGCAGCAACACGAGGGACCCTTGTTGGCATTAGGTTGACGTCTGCTGACCCACAAGGTCCCGTGGAGGCCGGGATGGGGCAGTGAAGGCCAGGGGTCCTGAGCCTGGCCCTGCTGCTCCGCGGCCTGGGCCTCAGGCTGGAGCCTCCTTGCCCGGCTTCTCCCTCCACGGCGGGGGCGGCCAGCCTGGAGGCCCAGGGTGGGCATCCCGGGGACAGCACTGCCCCCCTGCTCCCATCCCCAGGGCCCACTTTCAGAGCAGCGGTTTGGGGTCAGCCCAGAAGGCTCCCCCTTCAGCACTGGATCCCGCGGAGCAGAGTGATCTGCAGAGCGAGAAGCGGGCCAGGCCAAGTGGGGCGGGCAGCGTGGACGCAGCACCACCCGGAGTGGATCCAAGCTTTCCTCCCTGAGGAGATGCTGGGCCTGGAAGGCTTCCCCGGGCTGGCCTGCAGGTGACAATGTCAGCAGTGCTCCCGGCGTGTGACACGCGTTAGGGGGGGTCTCCGCCCTGATCAGCAGGGGCCCTGGCACTGCCCCCACCTCTCCTCCAAGGCTCTGAGTGCCTCTCCAAATGCCTCCCCTGGAGGGTCCCTTCCTCCCGCCTGCCCCCCGGTCCCGGCCCAATGGCCCAGCAGAAACACGGGGTGCGGTCAGTTTATGGAGCGTGTCCTGCCCCGTGAGGAGCTGGAGCTTCTCCCACGCCTTGTGGAGACCAGCGCCTAATCTGGTGTGCGGCTGACGCACACGCAGGCCCTGGCACGGGACACCTCCCAGCCAGGGCTTCTGATGCTTCGGGCCACCGGTGGCTGGGCAGGGGGCACTCCCTTACCCTGCTGGTCCATGTAGATGGGGACCCCGCCCAGGGATGCCACCGAGTCCACCAGCAGCAGGCACTggtacctggggggaggggcggcaGAGAGCAGGAGGGGCTTCAGACTCTGTCCTGGGGTGGGGTTTCTGGAGGGGCCTTAAGAGCCTTTAGAAGGGCCACCGGGGAAGTCTCCCACCTCCCACAGGGTGCCTCGTCCGGGGCTCTCAGCCCCCCGGGACCAGCTCTGTGTCTGCACCAGGGTGAGCCCCCAGCACGGCGAGCATCACCCTGGGGGCCCCAGGTGGCCGGACGCAGGTACTCGTGAGGCCAGCCAGGCAGTCTGTGTCCTGGGGGCTGGCTGGGTGCTCTGACTGCTCAGGCTCAAGGGCCATGTGGGGTCTAGGGACCAGCCTAGCACAAGGCTGCATCTCTTCTGCTGACAGCCCACAGGGCAGAAGTCCAGAGCATGGGGAGGACAGAGTCCAGAAACAGCCTGAGCTGAAAACTGTGACTTTCCTCCACctccacattttctttaaaaaaggcaCAGAGAGTATCCCACGCGGACCTATGGGAGTCATAGCCCAGGTGACATCTGTGAGCTCGATTCACTGGACAAGACTCCAGGCGGCAGGCAGTCCTGGCTGGGCTGTGCCCAGTGGGCCCGAGGCCCCCGTGGAGGATGGCAGTCCTGCCGGGGTGACCCTGCCTGTCGTTGGAGCTTCTCTCCTTCCATCCTGTGGTCAGCTGTCCAGAGCACGACTGCTGGTCCTGGGAGGGAATCCCACCTGACCCCACCCAAGGCCCTGGGCAGCCCGTGCAGGGGCGGGGCAACCTGGCAGAAGGCAGTGGAGGACTGCGCTGCTTTGGGGCTCTGGGACCTCGGGGCAAGGGGGGCAGGCCCTGGCACCAAGGCTGCAGGGTCAGCTTGAGCCCTCCCTAGTCATGGGGCCAGGAAGGCAGTGGTGCTGGGGGGACACCTGACCCTGCTCTCAGATGGGAGGGTCCATCCAGCCTCGGCCCAGGGCCAGGAGGACCCCCGAGGACCTGCACCCCCATCACACGGCAGAGGCTGGGAGGACCGGCCGGCAGCCCACCACACTCCCACCCCGTCCTCAGACTGGGTCTGAGCTGTGCTTGGCTCTGCCCGCAGCACTGCCACCCTGGAACAGGCCCACCGGAGGGGACAGGCTCACCTGTGGCAGAGCTCCCCATAGCCATCGAGGGGCTGCAGCACGCCACTGGATGACTCCCCTTGGGTCAGGAACAGCAGCACGGGCTTGTGCTGGGCCAGGGCCTGAGAGCACAGAGGTTACAGCCGTGGGCAGAGCCAGTGCGGGGAAGGGGCCTCCGCCCGGTGGGCCCCCGCCCACATTCCCTCCCCAGGGACAGTGCAGATCTGGGCAGCAGGAGCTGGACACCCCTCAACCACTCCTGCCCCACCAGCTGACCGGCCCCCTCCCCGGGCCGGCGCACCCCCCGTacctcctccacctcctgcagCGTGAAGTGGCCTCCGGGGTCCTTGATCATGGGGTGTACGCGGGCTCCTGGGGGCAGAGTGAGAGGTGAGCAGCCCCCGCACACTGGGGGGAGTCAGTGCTGGGGACAGAGGCCGCGCTGAGCAGGTGGGCCCTGTGAGGGCCGCCCACGCCTGCCCCCAGCCGCTGCTGGAGGGGGAAGGTGGAGTGTGCTCAGTGAATCCAGGTTCCGGGGTGCCGTGAATGAGAGCGAGTCCCTCAGCTCCactgtcccctccccagcccaccttCCCTGAGCCCAGCCAGGCCGGGGCATCCCGGTCCTTTGCAGCCCTCTCCACACAGGAAGTCGAGAAGCATCTGTGCAGGGCTGAGCAGACGGGTGCTTCCCAGCAGAGGGTGGTTTCAGAGGGGCTGTGCATTTGACGGATGTCTGGGTGAAGGACTGAGTGGGTGCGGGGAGCAGCAGCAGGCTTTGCCCCCTCTGGGGCCTCGGGGTTGCAGGGAGGCCGGCGCTTGTCCTGCTCTGTCTCTGGAAGCCCTGCACCCCCGTGCACAGCAGGCGCCCAGTGTCATGtacaggaggcagggaggccctAGGACCCTCCGAGCCTCAGGGCCTGAGGTGTGTggtggaggcaggggaggggcttGCCCAGGCCAGGAGGGTGGCCGAGGTCCGCTCAGGGTCCTGGACCCTGCCGCCCCGGGCTCCCCTTGAAAACCAGCATGTGCACTGGAGGGGCCCCGGTGAGGGGTCAGGATGCCCTCGGGCTGTCGGGGTTGTCCATTAACCTGGACCGAGTGTGGCCATGTGTGGAGCTGACCAGGCAGGGGCTCCGTGATGTTTCCAAACCCGCGGTCAATCATTAAACCCAATGCACCCTCGGGCTTTCGACTTCTGTCTCTCCCGTTAGTAAATTTTACTCTGGAAGTGGAAACCCTGCCCATACCTCCGTATTTGGAAGCTCTAGAAACAGagctgtttctgagattttgaggGGGGGATGTCAGCTTCTGAAACCTTGTCCTGTGACAGAGTGGAGGTGGCCCCTGGGGACCTCAGACAGCTGCGGGGATGCTCTGGGTTCGTGCTGAGACCAGAGGAGTCCCTGCAGTGCCGTCCCCACCACGGGCTCCGGAAATAGCTGTTCCCCAAACTCCGGGAGATCAGGGGGATGGGGCCCCTCGAGCATCCCGACGCCCACTTCGAGGAGACAGCGGGCTGGCAGGCAGGTGAAGGGCCTCCAAGGGGGATAAGTGCTCAGGGCCCGAGGTTGGTACCTGGAGAGGGGGGCTTCCAGGCTTCGTGCCGGAGGAGGGAGGCCTttggggaaggaaggagtgaaGGGCCGGACCCCACGCCCACACCGTCTCTTACCGATGCGCCCCCCGATGTCCTGGGCCCGCTGCCCCCAGACGCCGTTGACCCCGACCAGGAAGGAGTCCCCCGGCTCCAGGAGGTTGAACAGGGCGGCCTCCAGCGCGCAGTGCCCCGAGCCGCTGATGGCCAGCGTGAGGGGGTTCCGGGTCTGGAACACGTACTGGATGCCTTGCTTTATCTCGTCCATGATCTGGGGGCAGTGGACATGCAGGTCACCGCCTCCCCTACTCCCACCCCAGGGAGGAGGCCACTCAGGGCACTGACTGCTGTGTCTCAGTGGCCTACCTGGAACATCTCCTCGTGCATGTGTCCTATTGTCTGCCGCCCCCCAGCCGCCATGACGCGGGGGGTCAGGTTAGAGGGGCCGGGCCCCAGCAGAAGCCGGCTGGGGAGGGATAGGGGCTTACTCAGGGCTTCTGGGGGGGCCACCAGCAGTGGGTGGGAGGCCATGGTCCTCACCCAACCTGCCGCTTTGTGCCCCAGGGCCGCACTGGCCGCGGTCAGTGCCCGGAACATTTCCCAGCAGGCCCTGCACCGGACGACGGGCACCGGAGGACGCGGGGGTGTCCAGGAGGCGAGCCTGGTCGATGGGCTTCTGCTGCACCTGCTGCCTTTTACTGTGTCGTTGTCACCAGGCCGTTATCAATGTTCGTCCTGCACGTGAAGGCTTGGCAGCAGGGGTGTTGAACCCTCGGTGGGAGAGGAGGAGCCAGCAAAGTCCAGTCAGTGAAAAACAGGTCTTGGCAAGCTGCCCTCTGCTCTCCAGCCGCCCCTCCCGCTCTGTCCCCGAAGGATGCCCAGCCTGGTACACCTGGCTGGGCTCAGGGGGTCCCAGCGTTTTTCTTATGGGACCAGAGCGCCAACATTTCAGACTTGGCAGACCTGCAGGCTGTGTTAAAACTACTCAGCCCTGCTGTGGCGGTGAGAAGGTGGTTACAAGGGTGTGGCTGTgtgctaataaaactttatttacaaaagaagccgtgggccagatttggcccaggGCCACAGTTTGCTGACTCTGGCTTAGCGCCTGGAAAGACTCACTTTAGAAAATATATGCTCCACGTGtataaacacacatatgcacacactgaGGACATGTCCATTCTTGATCCTTTTGTAATAAGTATTTCCTCTGCCCGTCTACACCTGAGGGCCCCGATGATTGGTCTCCACACACGTAACCAAGGGGTGCTCACCGGGGAGCCTCCGCAGCTGCTGAGTCAGCACGTGGGTCGAATAAATGCAACCAAGACTCCCTGCAGGAGGAgccaggcccagcccagggcgGCAGCCCAGCAGAGCCGCTGGCGTCCTGGGACATCGAAGGGGCCCTGCGTTGTGCGTGACCAGGCCAGGGAGGCACTGGACTGGATGCTCTCTGAGTAGCTCTTGCTTCTGACAGCTCTCAAGGGGCCGGGTTGGAGCTTGCCAGGACTTCCCGTCTTGTGTTTAGGGATCTGAcgcctgggcttcagtaaccaGGGAGGTGTCCGGGCTTCCACGGAGCCTCCGTGGTCGACAAGCACCTGCACACGACCTCTCCCATGGGGACTTGCCCCTCAGCTCAGCAGAGCCCCTGCATTCAGCACTCGTTGCTTGGGCTGGGTTCGTCTGGCGTCCTGGGGCGGCAGGGACTCCACAAGCTTTAGCCAGGATGGACAGGCATGGCCTGAGCACCTGGGGACCCTCACAGCCCTGCTGGGTCAGGGCGCTCTGTCCATCTGGGAGGAACAGGCAAAGGGGACAGGCCCCGAGTGGTGGGCAGAAAGaaactcagggaagggggcccagGCACGTCTCTGTTGGCCCAGGGCAGGCCTGCCACGCCACCGCTAGCCTGGCCCTGTCCTGCACAGGGAGGCCCAGCGGGCGCCCCCTCCCTCgctcctgccttccctcctttGCCCACTGCCCCGACGTCTTCCTTACCAAGCAGTCCCTCTGGGCCAGGACCCAGTCTGGCAGCTCCAACTGATGCAGAGTCAGCAAGAAGAGAAGCAGAAGCCCCTACCGGCGGCcggtgggtggggcaggggaccTGGGGTCTGCGACAGCCTCCTGGGAGCTGAGAGGAGAGGCCTGAAGGGCCTGAGAGCCTAGAGGAGGGGACAACCCCAGGGGGCTGCTGGGCAAAGTTCGTGGGGGCTTTGGAGCTGGGCCTTGGAGAAGAGAGAGGCGGGCCCACcccagggtgggaggggtggTGAGGGCCTGCTAGGCAGAAGGAGCTGTAGGGACCTGGGCACAGAGGTGGAGGCCTGTGTGAGGAGGACCTGTGCAGACCCCTGCTGGGGCCGGCGGCCTCAGGTCTGGCCCGGCCATGGTGGCTGGGGCCCGGTACTGGCCTGGTAACGCCCGTGCGGCAGTGGGCCTCTGGAGTCACAGGTGTGtcagccctgcccagccctggtGCTGACCTGCCATAGCTGAGGAACCTTCTCCTGCTGGAGGGGATGCCAGCCCCACAGCTGTGTCCACCCTGGGGGTCCCCTGCCTGCTGGGAGCGGGAGGACCGCCTGGCCCGCAGGACAGACCCCTCAACTCTGCTCCTGCCCTGGCCACCTTGTCTGCAGTCCCACGGTCCCTGGGCTCCTTCCCTCAGTCACGGAGCCCAGTCCTGCTCGGCCTGCCCTCCGCCCACCTGGGCGCTGCACCACCTGGACCAGTGCATCACCGGGGCCTCCCGCCAGGTACACGGCCACCTTCGCTCCAGCCTAACAaatgcctctgtgcctttgcacgtgctgttccctctgcctggaaggctcgTCCCTGTCTTGGCTCAGCCCCTCTGGCCCTCCTCTCAGAGCTGTGGCCAAGCCTCCCGTCCGGGGAGCCATCCTGCCTGGAGTTCCTCAGACGTCCTTCCGCCACGCCACAGGCTGCACAGGCCGCCCTGTCTGTATAGGCCTCGGGCAGGACCCCACCTCGTGCAGCCCTGCGGGGTGCCCAGCGCGGCACGTTGGGGCAGGAGAAGCCTGGGCCCGGGGTTGGCCGACCCGGCCTGGCCGGTGGACGGGTGGGGGCAGCCCAGGGAAACGAGGGAGGTGCGTGTTCTTTGTTCCAAAACAGGAAGACGTCCTGGGTCAACGTAACCGGGAGGGGAGTGTTGCAATCCAGAGAGGCGTCTCCTCAGTCCGAGAGCAGATTGGGAGCCGCAAGCCATTGACGCCAGCGAGCAGCGCGGCAGGTAACCGACCTCTGTCTCCCGGAGCCCTGGAGACAAGGGCCACCTGGCCAGGTGGGCTAGGCAGTTCCTGGTCTTGAGGCCAAGGTCAGCACAGCATCGCCCGGAAACTGCGTCTTGTAGCTCCGGAAGGACCAGCCGGCTCACCACAGGCCACCCTGTGGGGCCTTGAACCAGCAGCCGTGGGGACCTGGGGGAATGATGTCCAGACCAGTTCCTGGTGCCTGCCCACGGCGGGCCTCCTAGGCCCAGCTCCCCATAGACCCAGGAGTGTCTTAGTCTCCCAGTCAGTGGTGGAGCCCACGGGCTGATGCCTGCTATACCATGCCACACTGAGTctggtttttaaatttcacttctgGTTTCCCACAGTTGATGTGAAATGCACAAATGACTGCTTTTGCCTGAGGGTCTGCAACCTGCCGCACCCCAGAGGCGTGTTGTGAAGGCAGGCGGGTGCCATCTGTCCCCTTGGCCCTCTGGGCAGACAGTGACCTTGTGTGCTGGTACCGATGGGCTTCTCGTCCTATCTACCAGCTGGGAGTCTCCACGGATGCTCTGTTTCAAACCTACGGCTAAAGCCAGCCTGTCCTGACATCCT includes:
- the AGXT gene encoding alanine--glyoxylate aminotransferase, translating into MFRALTAASAALGHKAAGWVRTMASHPLLVAPPEALSKPLSLPSRLLLGPGPSNLTPRVMAAGGRQTIGHMHEEMFQIMDEIKQGIQYVFQTRNPLTLAISGSGHCALEAALFNLLEPGDSFLVGVNGVWGQRAQDIGGRIGARVHPMIKDPGGHFTLQEVEEALAQHKPVLLFLTQGESSSGVLQPLDGYGELCHRYQCLLLVDSVASLGGVPIYMDQQGIDVLYSGSQKVLNAPAGTSLISFSDKAKNKIYTRKTKPFSFYLDIKWLANFWGCDDKPRIYHHTTPVISLYSLRESLAHLAEQGLETSWRQHREASEYLHRRLQGLGLQLFVKDPAIRLPTVTTVAAPEGYDWRDLVSYVMDHFNIEITGGLGPSVGKVLRIGLLGCNASRENVDRVIGALQEALQRCPRNKL